A stretch of DNA from Paenibacillus sp. FSL W8-0186:
CAAGAGGGCTGACAGAATAACGGCAACGACGCCATAACGGATAAAAGAGAAATAGAACGGATCAATTTTCTGCAAAGCGACATGCGCGACGGGGAACATCGCTCCCCAGGACATACTTGCAATAAGACATAGGGCCGATCCCATGATGACTTGCTTCTTATTCATTTCATCGTTCTCCTTAACAATTTCCGGACGAATATTTCATATCAAATGATAGATTAATCACAGACATCAGTAAAATGATTGTAAATCAATTTATCCATCATTTATAATGATATCAGGATGAATAAGTACGGAAGCGTCAGATGGAGGAGAACCGAAATGGACTTGAATGACTTGCGGATATTCCAGTGTGTAGCCATGCATGGCAGCATCAGCAAGGCTGCGCAGGAGCTGAGCTATGTGCAGTCCAATGTCACGGCCAGAATCAAGCTGCTGGAACGTGAGCTGCATACCGAACTATTTTACCGGCATAACCGGGGTATGATTCTCAATACGGAAGGGAAGCGGCTGCTGGAGTATGCGAACGATATTTTGGCCAGATTTGATGAGATGAGGAAAGTATTTCAGGGGTCGTCCACACCATCCGGCATCCTGGAGATCGGCATCGTGGAGACCGTCATCGCGCTGCCGGAGCTGTTATCCTCTTACCTGCAGCATTATCCCAACGTCGACCTGTCCCTGAAGGCAGGCGTCACCGAGCAGCTGCTGCAGGAAGTGATCGACTTCAAACTGGACGGCGCGTTTGTGACGGGGCCTATCCAGCATCCGCTAATTGAGCAGTACGAGGTGTTCCAGGAGGAGCTGGTGATTGTCTCCAAGGGAACGGAATTTTCACTCGACGAAATTACCGCCAAACCACTCCTGCTATACAATAAAGGCTGCAGTTATCGCGAGAGATTGGAGAGCTGGCTTAGGGAAGAGGGCATCGTTCCGAAGAAAATCATGGAGTTCGGCACGTTCGATACGATTATCGGCAGCGTGGCCGCCGGCATCGGGCTGACGATCGTACCGCAATCTACTGTCGGATACGTGGCCGCACAGGGAACACTCCACTGCCATCGTGTGCCGGACCCTTACCGCGAGGTTACCACGGTGTTTATCCGCCGGAAGGACTCCCATATTACGAGCTCGATCCAGGCCTTTATCGATGAAATCATTAAGGTGGGAAGCACGCTGCCGACGGCTTTATAGCCATGGACTCGGCAGCGGTTTTTTTGCAAATAAACACATGGAATTTGCTACTTTTAGCGCATTTGTGAACTTTAATTAGGTAAAGTCAGTAATTATGCATTATAATTTAGTAATTATACATTCGGCGCTTGCTGATATGAAAATAAAGGATGGTGTATATATGATTGTAGGGGTGCCTAAAGAGATCAAGAACAATGAGCATCGCGTCGGCATGACGCCTGCTTCGGTATTGTCCTATGTTCAGGCTGGGCATGAGGTATGGATCGAGAGCGGAGCCGGACTTAGCGTCGGTTTCGCGGATGAGGATTATAAGGCCGCAGGTGCAAAAATCGTGCCCGCGGCGGCCGACGCTTGGTCGGCAGAGATGGTCGTCAAAGTGAAGGAGCCAGTAGCCGAGGAGTTCCAGTACCTCCGCGAAGGCCTCATTTTGTTCGCTTACCTCCATCTGGCTCCCGAGCCTTCACTAACCAAGGAGCTTACCGGCCGCGGCGTGACTGCTATCGCTTACGAGACCATTCAGCTGGATACAGGCGCACTGCCCCTCCTGTCGCCGATGAGTGAGGTTGCGGGACGGATGGCGATACAGATCGGCTCTCATTTCCTGGAGAAATCCAATGGCGGCAAAGGCGTGCTGCTCAGCGGGGTGCCTGGCGTAGAGCCTGGTAAGGTAACGATTATCGGCGGGGGAATGGTCGGCGTTAACGCGGCAAAGGTTGCTCTTGGCCTCGGTGCGGACGTTCGCATTATCGATTTGAACCTCGACCGGCTGCGCCAGTTGGATGATCAGTTCCAGGGCCGGGTCAAGACGCTTGTCTCCAACCCGTTCAGCATTGCTGACAGCGTCAAGCAGGCCGATCTTCTGATCGGAGCCGTTCTGATTCCGGGAGCGCGTACGCCAAGGCTCGTTAGCGAAGAGATGGTGAAGACGATGTCTCCGGGCTCTGTCATTGTCGATGTGGCCGTGGATCAGGGCGGTTCCATTGAGACGATCGACCGGATTACGACCCACGATCAGCCGACCTACGTCAAGCATGGGGTCATCCATTATGCCGTAGCGAACATGCCCGGGGCGGTAGCACGCACCTCGACATTGGCATTGACGAACGTAACTACGCCGTACGGTCTGCAAATTGCCAATAAGGGCTATGCCAAGGCAGCGTTGGACAACCCTGCGCTGGCGAAAGGCATTAACGTCTTAAGCGGCCATGTGACCTACAAAGCTGTAGCCGACGCGCAGAATCTTTCTTATACAGACGTATACAGCCTGCTGAATCCGTAGGCCGCACAACTTAAGATTTATGTAAGATATGCGTAAGGAAAATGAGAACACCCCTCTTTATGATGGTTTCATAAGAGGGGTGTTTGCTGTTTATGCGGCAGCGGCAGCCTCAATAAATGCGGAAAAGTGATGGAGGAGGAACTTATATTATGAAGAAGCATCTGGTCATGAAGTGGATTTTTTATATTTGCATCGCTTCATTTCTCGTAAACGGCATGATTTATTTGGCCACAAAATCAAGTGATTCGCTAATCAGCTTGCTGTCTGCGACGGGTCTCGGTCTGGTTATGGGGATCGGCGCCCTGCTTACCCGCAAATCGAGTTAGAGGGATTCCCGGTTCTAGCTGCGTCTCCGGATATATTCCTCAGGCGTAATGCCGATGATCGCCTTGAAGTCCCGAATGAAATGCGATTGGTCAAAATAACCCAGCTCGGCAGCAAGCTCCGGGAGCGGCGAGGCATAGCCGTAATCAAGCAGCTCGGCGGCATTCTGCAGACGGTACAATTGAATGACCCATTTCGGATGTACGCCCACGTATTGGTTGAACAGCCGCTGCAGCGTGCGGATGCTCATTTGCGCATACTCGGAAAGCTGCTTCACTGCTGTAAGCTCGCGGTGGCGGTGAATGTGGTCAATCAGATCGTTAAGCAGTGTAACATAAGGATCCTGCTGCGGTAGACGTTCCAGCAATAAAGCGTCCATGACGCCAATCATGTCAGCGCTGTCTGAAAGCTGCAGGAGGCTGTCCTCCAATTGCTGCGGGGCCACTCCGAGAATATCCAGTGTGCTGGTGCCTTGTCCGGTTAGCTTGGACACAGGGCTTTTCATAAAGGGATAGAAACCGCCCGGTTTGAATTTAACCCCGAATACCGTGCCCTTCCCTTCGAGCAGATGGGAGTATTTTACCGTAGAGATGCCGAAAATCGCCGTCTTTTGCTGTTCCACCACCAAATTGACGCATGGATTGGGGAGCACGTCCTGCTGGTAGGAGGGTTGTCCACTCAAATCCCATTCAACGATCCAGTAATGCTTCACAAAGAAGCGGAGCGCTTCTGCCGGGGCATGGCGAGTCAGCTGGAACTTTTTCTCCCCTTCTGGCAGATTTAGTACTCCCATGCTTGGTCTTGACGGTATAGAAGCTTGCCGCATTGTATCACTCCTGACATTTTGGGGTGCTGTGTCGCGTTTTTACAATACCTGGTTGTATACCAAGATTATAATAACGTTAACCGTGGCGATACAAGCTAAGAAGGAGTGATTTACATTGGAATTGAAATACGAGTTCTATATTAACGCCGAGCCGGGGAAAGTGTGGGATGCGCTGATTCAGCCGGAAGGAACCAAGGCGGCCTTTTTTGGCTGCACTCTGCGTTCTACCTTCGAAGAGGGGGCTGCCTTTGCTTACGTAGGCCCGGGAGCTGAGGGGGATGAGACCGTCCATCTATACGGAGAGGTGCTCGCCTTCGAACCGCATAAAGTATTTAGCGGCATAGAGCATCCCGGCCCCGCCTATTTCGACAACCATGCTGAACTGGAATCACGGTTTACTTTTACGCTTGAAGCCGTGGGCCAATGCACGAAGCTGACTTTGGTTAATGACCGTTTTACCCCGAACCATCCTAGCCTGCAGAAGGCGGAACAGAGCTGGTGGATGATTCTCAGCGGCATTAAGACCTATGTGGAAACAGGAAGCACGCTTGATTTTGGCTGGTGATGTGGCCTAGAGCGGCAGAACGTTAAGGAACTAAGGGCGTCCCTTGAGGGCGCCCTTAGTTTTTTGATTTCAATTTCCATTCATCTACGTCTCTAGCATCAATATGAAGTATGCTGCAAATCAGCAAAGCCAACGTTACGGAAGGAATGCCTACGCCATATTCAATATTTAGCGAACAAATTTGCACAAAATGATGGGATGGCATATACTTTGAATGGTCTGAAATGGGAATATACGGAAAAGTAAATAGGGAGTGTCGATAGCCTTGAAGCAGGGTCTTGAAGAATTGCCGGTGCCGCCCTATCGGCCCTTATCGATGTTGCTGAGGCGCGCAGGAGCAACCCTAATCGATTATATACTGTTTGCCGCACTGGTTCGTTCGGCGATGAATATAGATCAGCTGTTCATGATGCAGGATACGCATATGTTATTCGTTCTACTTGGGGTTATTTTACTGATATTGTCTTACTATGTGCTGCTCGAAGGCTTGACGGGTTGTACGATCGGCAAGCGTGTTATTCGTATCCGCGTGGTCGATCGATACGGGGAGCCGCCGGGGCTGTACAGAGCGCTAATCCGCAGCGTGCTGCGCGTGCTTGACTGCAATCCTCTGCTGCTTGGCGGTCTTCCGGCAGCTCTGGGCATTGTTATGACGGATCGGGGACAGCGGTTCGGGGATATGGCTGCACACACCTTTGTGGTGAAGACGTGCGATTCACCTTCTTGTACGATGAACCGCGGGAAGGAGGTTATCGCCATAACCTTTGCGGCTGCACCCATTGTACTGGCAGCCATACTCCCGATGATCATGCGGGTCAATCCCCTTCCGGAGGAGAGAGCGTCTAAGGAAGCATATACCGATGAGAAAATACATATCAGCCATAGCGGCATGTTCAAAATTACGACGAGCCCGGATTGGCTGTTTGATCCCAATCTGGACAATGAGGCGGATATCTCGATTTCCAATCGGTTCTCGAATAAATATTTAGCCGTTTTCTCCGAGTCTAAGAAGCGTTTCAAGGATGGCTGCACGCTGGAGCAATATCTGGAATACGCCGAGCAGAGCTTCGCCGCAGGCCTTGCCCATTCGCCAATTTATAAACCCCGGGCTACTGTAATTAACGGATATCCGGCTTATCAGTTTGCCGTTGAACAGGAAGTGAACGGGGTGAAGGTCGCATATATTGTGACCACAATCGAGACGAAGCTGTATTATCATTGGATTACTGTATGGACGGATGCCGCTAAATATAAGGAATATCAGCAGGAGCTGCATTCCGTAATCCGCACTTTTAACAATTTTACGACTTAAGCGCTCGTCCAAAGCTTCATAGTTCCATCGTTCAACCTGAGGTTGGACGAACGGAGCTATTTTTTTGGCTTTTCGTAAGCTTGACTTGACTTTTCGAACCTACACTTTTAGATAATTGTGTATAGTAAATACTACAACGCTATGGCGAAGGATGTGTAGTCTTGTCAAAGTTTTTGCGGTTTAACACACTGCGCAATCAAATTTTACTCGGTTTCATGCTGGTTATGATCATCGTGCTGGCTTCTGTCGGCTTTTTTACGTTTGGCCAAGTCTCCGTCCTGCTGAGCAACAATGCGGAGAAGCATATTCAGCAAACTGCGGTTCAAGCCACGGGCAAACTGGATGCCCTCCTGCAGCAAATCAATACGCTGACCGCCCAGGTGGCGATGAGCGCAACGACGCAGCGGCTCCTCTCCGAAGAGATGGCAGGGGTGCCAATCAGTTTCACAGACCGCCAGCTGCTCCAGCAGGAGGTGCGCAAATATGAGGCTTATGCGACAGGCATACGCTCGCTTGAGTTGTACACGGCCGATTACCGAAGACTGCTGCCGCTCGATGATTTCAGATTGACTGAACGGGTGTCCAGCGAGTGGATTGACCGGGTCGATGAGCAAATGGGTCGGCTGGTGTGGTTTGGCCTCGATCCTCAGAATCCTGACGGAGTTATCGCCATCCGCAGTATCCGGCTAATCGACCAGTCGTTCTCACATGCCGGGTATTTAATGGTTCATATTGAGAAAAGCTATTTCGAGCTAGCCGAGGCGACGGAGCGCGAAATGCGCGAATCGATGGGGCTATTCGACCAATCCGGGAAAACGATATTTTCTGATTTTCCCCAAGAGGTGGATTCGAGGATGCTGCTCAGCCATGTCGGGGAGAGCATTACCATTGACGGCACATCCTATATCGCCATTCAGAAGCAGTCCGAAGCCACGGGCTGGACGCTCGCGATCCTGACTCCTATGAGTTACGTTACCGAGGGGATATCGGTGCTTCGCACTACGATTCTTGTATCAGGCGTAGTTGGCGGCTTGCTCTTTCTGATCTTTACCCTTATTCTATCCACGATGATCACGCGTCCTATTCTGAATCTGATCAAGGCGATGCGCGGCGCCCGCTTCGGGACGCTGAAGACTAGCCCGATTACGTCTACGACAATGGAAATTCATGAACTCAACAACTCTTACAATCAAATGGTTGTCGATCTGAACGAGCTGATTGAAGTCGTTTATGAGAAGGAAATTCTCCAGAGCCGGACGGAGCTGAAGGCGCTTCAGGCTCAGATTAACCCGCATTTTCTGTTTAACACCCTTGAGGCGTTCTACTGGGAGCTGGAGGATAAAGGGGAAGAGGAGCTCGCCCAGATCGTTGTGGCGATGTCCGGATTGTTCCGTTACGTCATTACTAAAATGGATGAGGATGAATGGGTAACGCTCGGCGATGAGCTGGATCACGCGGAAAGATATTTGAAAATCATGGCCATGCGCATGATGGACAGGCTTTCCTGGCGGATTGAAGCGGACGAGGACTGCCGCCGGGTACCCGTACCCAAGCTGCTGATTCAGCCGCTCGTCGAGAACGCCATATTACATGGCGTAGAGCAGCGGGTTGGACCAGGCACGGTCATTTTGCGGGTGGAGCAAGCTAGCCGCCCCGGATTTACCCGGGTGACCGTGCAGGACGACGGCCCTGGAATGGATCAGGAGAGGCTTCGTTACTTGTATGCCGTTATGCGAAAAGGACATGTGAGTGCTACAAAAGGACATGGCATCGGCATGGTTAACGTCGAGCGAAGGCTGCGGCTGAGCTTTGACTCCAGCACCGAGGGGCTCGAAATTAAGAGCGAGAAGGGACAGGGGACCACGGTGTCCTTTGAAATACCGAATGAATATGGGAGTGACATGAGTCATGAAGACGATACTTATCGTGGATGATGAACCAAGGACACGGGAAGGGATCCGTAAAACGTTGGAGGCCTGGTCCTCCGGCCGACACCGGATTGAAATTGCATCTAGCGGCGTGGCGGCATTGGAGTGGCTGCAGGAGCACGAGGCCAATTTGCTCGTGACCGATATACGGATGCCGGAAATCGGAGGCCTTGATCTTATTGAGCGATTGGAGAATTTGAAGAATCCGCCCGTTGTCATCGTCATTTCCGGTCATCCGGAGTTCGACTATGCACAAAAGGCGCTAAAATTCGGCGTAATCGAATATTTATTGAAGCCGCTGGATAAATTAAAACTCATTCAGGCTGTCGAACTTGCTCTCCAGCGGGAGGAGAAAATCCACCGGATCGAGCGGATGGAAAAGCTGGTCGATCCGAAGCTCATGGAGACGATGGAGCATGAGAATGCATACAGCACCCCGGTTCGCGACGCGATCCGTTATTTGGACGAGCATTTGCACGAATCGGTATCCATGCGCGACTTGGCGGATCACCTTCATATGAATGCCAGCTATTTCAGCGTGCTGTTCAAGGAACAGACGGGCCTTACATTCAGCGAATATTTGACAAAGCGGAGAATTCAGAGGGCGAAGGTCCTGCTTACGACGACAACGCTTCCCATTGCCGAGATTGCGGAGAGGGTCGGATACCAGACGGCCAGATATTTCGTCAAAGTCTTCCGCGAAATGGAGCAGGTAAGCCCTGGGCAATATAGAAGCAACGTAAAGGATCCAGACGACACAATCCAATAATAGTGGCATAAATCCCAATCCCTCTATCATTACGGCATGATCCTACCATTGTTACAATTTAATTAAGCGGAATGAAACCGCTAGCATTCGTAGAAAAGGGGTTGTAAACGTGTTCAAGAAAAAATGGACGATGCTGCTATTGACATCATTGTGTCTCGCTTTGGTTTTGGGGGGCTGCGGTTCAAAGGGCAACAACGGCGGCGCATCTCAAGGCGGCGGCGAAGCCAAAGGCGATCAAGTCACGGTAACCTTCA
This window harbors:
- a CDS encoding LysR family transcriptional regulator translates to MDLNDLRIFQCVAMHGSISKAAQELSYVQSNVTARIKLLERELHTELFYRHNRGMILNTEGKRLLEYANDILARFDEMRKVFQGSSTPSGILEIGIVETVIALPELLSSYLQHYPNVDLSLKAGVTEQLLQEVIDFKLDGAFVTGPIQHPLIEQYEVFQEELVIVSKGTEFSLDEITAKPLLLYNKGCSYRERLESWLREEGIVPKKIMEFGTFDTIIGSVAAGIGLTIVPQSTVGYVAAQGTLHCHRVPDPYREVTTVFIRRKDSHITSSIQAFIDEIIKVGSTLPTAL
- the ald gene encoding alanine dehydrogenase — its product is MIVGVPKEIKNNEHRVGMTPASVLSYVQAGHEVWIESGAGLSVGFADEDYKAAGAKIVPAAADAWSAEMVVKVKEPVAEEFQYLREGLILFAYLHLAPEPSLTKELTGRGVTAIAYETIQLDTGALPLLSPMSEVAGRMAIQIGSHFLEKSNGGKGVLLSGVPGVEPGKVTIIGGGMVGVNAAKVALGLGADVRIIDLNLDRLRQLDDQFQGRVKTLVSNPFSIADSVKQADLLIGAVLIPGARTPRLVSEEMVKTMSPGSVIVDVAVDQGGSIETIDRITTHDQPTYVKHGVIHYAVANMPGAVARTSTLALTNVTTPYGLQIANKGYAKAALDNPALAKGINVLSGHVTYKAVADAQNLSYTDVYSLLNP
- a CDS encoding helix-turn-helix domain-containing protein, with amino-acid sequence MGVLNLPEGEKKFQLTRHAPAEALRFFVKHYWIVEWDLSGQPSYQQDVLPNPCVNLVVEQQKTAIFGISTVKYSHLLEGKGTVFGVKFKPGGFYPFMKSPVSKLTGQGTSTLDILGVAPQQLEDSLLQLSDSADMIGVMDALLLERLPQQDPYVTLLNDLIDHIHRHRELTAVKQLSEYAQMSIRTLQRLFNQYVGVHPKWVIQLYRLQNAAELLDYGYASPLPELAAELGYFDQSHFIRDFKAIIGITPEEYIRRRS
- a CDS encoding SRPBCC family protein; its protein translation is MELKYEFYINAEPGKVWDALIQPEGTKAAFFGCTLRSTFEEGAAFAYVGPGAEGDETVHLYGEVLAFEPHKVFSGIEHPGPAYFDNHAELESRFTFTLEAVGQCTKLTLVNDRFTPNHPSLQKAEQSWWMILSGIKTYVETGSTLDFGW
- a CDS encoding RDD family protein; protein product: MKQGLEELPVPPYRPLSMLLRRAGATLIDYILFAALVRSAMNIDQLFMMQDTHMLFVLLGVILLILSYYVLLEGLTGCTIGKRVIRIRVVDRYGEPPGLYRALIRSVLRVLDCNPLLLGGLPAALGIVMTDRGQRFGDMAAHTFVVKTCDSPSCTMNRGKEVIAITFAAAPIVLAAILPMIMRVNPLPEERASKEAYTDEKIHISHSGMFKITTSPDWLFDPNLDNEADISISNRFSNKYLAVFSESKKRFKDGCTLEQYLEYAEQSFAAGLAHSPIYKPRATVINGYPAYQFAVEQEVNGVKVAYIVTTIETKLYYHWITVWTDAAKYKEYQQELHSVIRTFNNFTT
- a CDS encoding sensor histidine kinase; protein product: MSKFLRFNTLRNQILLGFMLVMIIVLASVGFFTFGQVSVLLSNNAEKHIQQTAVQATGKLDALLQQINTLTAQVAMSATTQRLLSEEMAGVPISFTDRQLLQQEVRKYEAYATGIRSLELYTADYRRLLPLDDFRLTERVSSEWIDRVDEQMGRLVWFGLDPQNPDGVIAIRSIRLIDQSFSHAGYLMVHIEKSYFELAEATEREMRESMGLFDQSGKTIFSDFPQEVDSRMLLSHVGESITIDGTSYIAIQKQSEATGWTLAILTPMSYVTEGISVLRTTILVSGVVGGLLFLIFTLILSTMITRPILNLIKAMRGARFGTLKTSPITSTTMEIHELNNSYNQMVVDLNELIEVVYEKEILQSRTELKALQAQINPHFLFNTLEAFYWELEDKGEEELAQIVVAMSGLFRYVITKMDEDEWVTLGDELDHAERYLKIMAMRMMDRLSWRIEADEDCRRVPVPKLLIQPLVENAILHGVEQRVGPGTVILRVEQASRPGFTRVTVQDDGPGMDQERLRYLYAVMRKGHVSATKGHGIGMVNVERRLRLSFDSSTEGLEIKSEKGQGTTVSFEIPNEYGSDMSHEDDTYRG
- a CDS encoding response regulator, whose amino-acid sequence is MKTILIVDDEPRTREGIRKTLEAWSSGRHRIEIASSGVAALEWLQEHEANLLVTDIRMPEIGGLDLIERLENLKNPPVVIVISGHPEFDYAQKALKFGVIEYLLKPLDKLKLIQAVELALQREEKIHRIERMEKLVDPKLMETMEHENAYSTPVRDAIRYLDEHLHESVSMRDLADHLHMNASYFSVLFKEQTGLTFSEYLTKRRIQRAKVLLTTTTLPIAEIAERVGYQTARYFVKVFREMEQVSPGQYRSNVKDPDDTIQ